In Pleurocapsa sp. PCC 7319, the following are encoded in one genomic region:
- the apcB gene encoding allophycocyanin subunit beta, giving the protein MRDAVTNLIKNYDIAGRYLDRNAMDSLQDYFASGTARVAVATMISGNAATIVRNAGIQLFEEVPELIRPGGNAYTTRRYSACLRDMDYYLRYASYALVAGNTNVLDERVLQGLRETYNSLGVPIGPTVKGIQIMKEMLKEMAVDSGISNSDVIDEPFDYLTRELGEVSV; this is encoded by the coding sequence ATGCGAGACGCTGTTACTAACTTAATCAAAAATTATGATATTGCTGGTCGTTATCTAGACCGCAATGCGATGGATAGTCTTCAAGACTATTTTGCCTCTGGAACTGCTAGAGTAGCTGTCGCAACTATGATTAGCGGTAATGCTGCCACTATTGTGCGGAATGCAGGAATTCAATTATTTGAAGAAGTTCCAGAGCTAATCCGACCAGGAGGAAACGCTTACACAACCCGTCGCTATTCTGCTTGTTTGCGGGATATGGACTATTATTTACGCTATGCTAGCTATGCTTTAGTGGCAGGCAATACCAATGTCCTTGATGAACGAGTTTTACAAGGACTGCGAGAAACTTACAATTCTCTGGGTGTACCAATTGGTCCTACTGTTAAGGGAATTCAAATTATGAAAGAGATGCTCAAAGAAATGGCAGTTGATTCGGGAATTAGTAATAGTGATGTTATAGATGAACCCTTTGATTATTTAACTCGGGAGTTAGGCGAAGTTTCTGTTTAG
- the pyk gene encoding pyruvate kinase encodes MLNQIMHRTKIVATIGPATSSRSKIVQMVEQGMNVARLNFSHGSYQDHADMVAQLRSVSAELNTPITILQDLQGPKIRVGQLPEGEMKLKAGNNLTLVPQSEAHNVLDTVSIDYPYLAEEARIGEQILLDDGLLELEIIAIDGQAVVSKVVEGGILKSRKGVNLPSLNLRLPSMTEKDQKDLEFGIAQGVDWVSLSFVRQARDVRFLKQFLADRNADIPIMAKIEKPQAIANLDEIIAECDGLMVARGDLGVEIKPEKVPLLQKEIIRKCNLKNIPVITATQMLDSMINNPRPTRAEASDVANAIIDGTDAVMLSGESAVGKYPLKAVKMLAKIATSTEPKLQFVNNPPAKTDQTHALSEALNAIDKTLNLRYVVCFTATGYTARIASGERPQAMVIAFTPNIDVYHRLNLVWGVKPVYLEKEGTTFEELVAIAESYLVKQELAQSGDQILIMGGIPTQTAQGTNFLKIHEIG; translated from the coding sequence ATGCTCAATCAAATAATGCATCGCACTAAAATTGTGGCTACCATCGGTCCTGCTACTAGTTCAAGGTCAAAGATTGTGCAAATGGTAGAGCAAGGGATGAATGTGGCGCGGCTTAATTTTTCTCACGGTAGCTATCAAGACCACGCAGATATGGTAGCTCAGTTACGTTCGGTTTCGGCAGAGTTAAATACTCCTATTACAATCTTACAAGACCTCCAAGGACCCAAAATTCGCGTTGGTCAGTTACCAGAAGGAGAGATGAAGTTAAAGGCAGGAAATAATTTGACTCTCGTTCCTCAGTCAGAGGCTCATAATGTTCTTGATACAGTTTCAATAGATTATCCCTATTTAGCTGAAGAAGCTCGAATTGGAGAGCAAATTTTATTGGATGATGGCTTACTGGAATTAGAAATTATTGCTATTGATGGTCAGGCAGTGGTTAGTAAGGTGGTGGAAGGAGGTATTTTAAAAAGTCGTAAAGGAGTAAATCTACCCAGTTTGAATCTTCGTTTGCCCTCAATGACAGAAAAAGATCAAAAAGATTTAGAATTTGGTATTGCTCAGGGGGTTGATTGGGTATCTTTAAGTTTTGTACGTCAAGCAAGAGATGTTCGCTTTTTAAAACAATTTCTCGCCGATCGCAATGCTGATATTCCCATAATGGCCAAAATTGAAAAACCCCAGGCGATCGCCAATTTAGATGAAATTATTGCTGAATGTGATGGCTTGATGGTTGCCCGGGGCGATTTAGGTGTAGAGATTAAACCTGAGAAGGTGCCATTATTACAAAAGGAAATTATTCGTAAGTGTAATCTCAAAAATATTCCTGTAATCACTGCAACTCAGATGTTGGATAGTATGATTAACAATCCCCGTCCTACTCGCGCTGAAGCTAGCGATGTTGCCAACGCCATTATCGACGGCACAGATGCAGTAATGCTATCGGGGGAATCAGCAGTAGGAAAATATCCCCTCAAAGCAGTAAAAATGTTAGCGAAAATTGCTACTAGCACTGAACCCAAGCTGCAATTTGTCAATAATCCCCCTGCTAAAACCGATCAAACTCATGCTCTCAGTGAAGCTCTCAATGCAATTGATAAAACCTTAAACCTCCGCTACGTAGTTTGTTTTACCGCTACTGGATATACTGCACGTATTGCTTCAGGAGAACGTCCTCAAGCAATGGTGATTGCTTTTACTCCTAACATTGATGTTTATCATCGTCTCAATTTAGTCTGGGGAGTTAAACCTGTTTATTTAGAGAAAGAAGGGACAACTTTTGAAGAGTTAGTGGCGATCGCTGAAAGTTATTTAGTTAAACAAGAATTGGCACAATCAGGGGATCAAATTCTAATTATGGGAGGAATTCCTACTCAAACTGCCCAAGGAACTAATTTTCTCAAGATTCATGAAATTGGGTAA
- the groL gene encoding chaperonin GroEL (60 kDa chaperone family; promotes refolding of misfolded polypeptides especially under stressful conditions; forms two stacked rings of heptamers to form a barrel-shaped 14mer; ends can be capped by GroES; misfolded proteins enter the barrel where they are refolded when GroES binds) → MAKSIIYNDEARRALEKGIDLLAEAVAVTIGPKGRNVVLEKKFGAPQIVNDGVTIAKEIELEDHIENTGVSLIRQAASKTNDVAGDGTTTATVLAHAIVKEGLRNVAAGANPIAIKRGIDKATEYLVGKIQEHAQPVGDSTAIAQVGTISAGNDEEVGNMISQAMDKVGKEGVISLEEGKSMTTELEITEGMRFDKGYISPYFVTDTERMEAALEEPLILITDRKINLVQDLVPVLEQVARQGKPLVIIAEDIEKEALATLVVNRLRGVLNVAAIKAPGFGDRRKQMLEDIAVLTGGQVISEDAGLKLESAKVEMLGTARRINITKDSTTIVAEGNEDAVKKRCQQIRRQIEASDSSYDQEKLQERLAKLSGGVAVIKVGAATETEMKDRKLRLEDAINATKAAVEEGIVPGGGTTLAHLAPGLTEWAKANLKDEALTAATIVARALAAPLKRIAENAGQNGAVVAERVKETDFDTGYNAATNEFVNMFNAGIVDPAKVTRSALQNAASIAGMVLTTECIVVDKPEKDKSAGAPGAGDFDY, encoded by the coding sequence ATGGCTAAATCTATTATTTATAACGACGAAGCCCGTCGTGCGTTAGAAAAAGGGATCGACCTGCTGGCCGAAGCAGTCGCAGTTACCATTGGTCCCAAAGGACGTAACGTAGTTCTCGAAAAAAAATTTGGCGCGCCCCAAATTGTCAATGATGGGGTAACAATCGCCAAAGAAATTGAATTAGAAGATCACATCGAGAATACAGGTGTATCCTTGATTCGTCAAGCTGCCTCCAAAACTAATGATGTAGCAGGGGACGGCACTACCACAGCTACAGTTTTGGCTCATGCCATTGTTAAAGAGGGTCTCCGTAATGTCGCTGCTGGAGCCAATCCCATTGCAATCAAGCGTGGTATTGACAAAGCGACCGAATACTTAGTTGGTAAGATCCAAGAGCACGCTCAGCCTGTAGGAGATTCGACAGCGATCGCTCAAGTCGGGACAATCTCTGCTGGTAATGACGAAGAAGTCGGCAATATGATTTCCCAAGCGATGGATAAAGTCGGCAAAGAAGGAGTTATCTCTCTTGAAGAAGGAAAGTCAATGACTACCGAACTAGAGATTACTGAAGGGATGCGTTTTGATAAAGGCTATATCTCCCCTTACTTTGTTACTGACACTGAACGTATGGAAGCGGCTTTAGAAGAGCCCTTAATTCTGATTACCGATCGCAAGATCAATCTAGTTCAAGATTTAGTTCCCGTACTAGAACAAGTTGCTCGTCAAGGCAAACCTTTAGTAATTATTGCTGAGGATATTGAAAAAGAAGCCCTGGCAACTTTAGTCGTCAATCGTCTACGGGGTGTGCTTAATGTTGCTGCTATCAAAGCTCCTGGCTTCGGCGATCGCCGTAAGCAAATGCTAGAAGACATTGCCGTACTAACTGGTGGTCAAGTAATCTCTGAAGATGCTGGTTTAAAACTAGAAAGTGCCAAAGTAGAAATGTTGGGTACTGCTCGTCGGATTAACATCACCAAAGACAGTACTACTATTGTTGCCGAAGGTAATGAGGATGCAGTGAAAAAACGCTGTCAGCAGATTCGTCGTCAAATCGAAGCCAGCGATTCGTCTTATGACCAAGAAAAGCTACAAGAGCGTTTAGCTAAACTATCTGGTGGTGTAGCGGTAATTAAAGTAGGTGCTGCTACCGAAACCGAAATGAAAGATCGTAAATTGCGCTTGGAAGATGCGATCAACGCTACTAAGGCTGCGGTTGAAGAAGGAATTGTTCCTGGTGGTGGCACTACCCTGGCTCATTTAGCTCCTGGTTTGACAGAATGGGCAAAAGCCAACCTCAAAGACGAAGCTTTAACTGCTGCAACTATTGTGGCTCGTGCTTTAGCTGCTCCGTTGAAAAGAATTGCCGAAAATGCTGGTCAAAATGGTGCTGTAGTTGCCGAAAGAGTAAAAGAAACAGACTTTGATACTGGTTATAATGCCGCTACCAATGAATTCGTCAATATGTTTAACGCTGGTATTGTCGATCCCGCCAAAGTAACTCGTTCTGCATTACAAAATGCTGCCTCGATCGCCGGAATGGTATTGACTACCGAATGTATTGTCGTCGATAAACCGGAAAAAGATAAGTCTGCTGGTGCACCTGGTGCAGGTGATTTTGATTACTAA
- a CDS encoding CHASE2 domain-containing protein translates to MANKPQPPGNAELNKLFQKKDNIFGIEKVLSSNNNSRIFQIKPSPALPASRISFVDATLDKDGNLRRSLLSFVRDNELKFSLTIRLAEKYLNQQGISLTNASEDPETMQFGEVKLTQVHSNTGGYKNIDAGGNQILLNFHRGKQPFRIVSLADIEAGRVNPEWIHDHIVLIGITALSVRDDVNVAGVKSDNPGLIYGVEVQAHAISQIISAVLDDCPLLTAWDNAWEYLWILAWGFLGIALARILSQSPWKLLLAITGASLLVVAIYYLLILEFALWLPVVPLDC, encoded by the coding sequence ATGGCAAATAAACCTCAGCCTCCAGGGAATGCAGAATTAAATAAACTTTTCCAAAAGAAAGATAATATTTTTGGTATTGAAAAAGTATTGTCTAGTAATAATAACTCTCGAATTTTTCAAATTAAACCATCTCCGGCCTTGCCAGCCTCAAGAATTAGTTTTGTTGATGCAACTTTGGATAAAGATGGTAATTTAAGACGTAGTTTATTGAGCTTTGTTCGAGATAACGAACTCAAATTTTCTTTAACCATTAGATTGGCAGAAAAATATTTAAACCAACAAGGAATATCTTTAACAAATGCTTCAGAAGACCCCGAAACTATGCAATTCGGTGAAGTTAAACTAACCCAAGTTCATTCAAATACTGGCGGTTATAAAAATATTGATGCGGGGGGCAATCAAATCCTGTTAAACTTCCATCGGGGAAAACAGCCTTTTAGAATAGTTTCTTTGGCGGATATTGAAGCAGGAAGAGTAAATCCAGAATGGATACACGATCACATTGTTTTAATTGGTATTACTGCTTTAAGTGTCAGAGATGATGTTAATGTTGCAGGGGTAAAATCTGATAATCCAGGTTTAATTTATGGTGTAGAAGTACAGGCTCATGCCATTAGTCAAATTATCAGTGCCGTATTAGATGATTGCCCATTATTAACTGCTTGGGATAATGCTTGGGAATACCTCTGGATCTTAGCTTGGGGCTTTTTAGGTATTGCCTTGGCTAGAATTCTTAGTCAGTCTCCTTGGAAATTATTATTAGCCATTACTGGAGCAAGTTTATTGGTAGTTGCTATTTACTATTTATTAATCTTAGAATTTGCTCTTTGGCTACCTGTAGTTCCTTTAGATTGTTGA
- a CDS encoding DUF3536 domain-containing protein, with amino-acid sequence MVSIASINNTPSQTTTKIKQNPIQTAQGVYITVHGHFYQPPRENPYLDTIERQPSAHPFHDWNERIHYECYRPNAFARILNHQNELVGIVNNFEYLSFNIGATLMSWLEKYDPEVYQRILEADRQSSLRLNGHGNAIAQVYNHIILPLANQRDKITQIRWGKEDFRSRFGRDPEGMWLAETAVDYPTLEALIDEEIKFIILAPSQAERCRLLPTTEEEETEWHEVGGSQIDPTRPYRCFVDDGRYLDIFFYDGPISRDMGFNDVLNTVDNFTARLGQAIKGDHRPSQLISVATDGETFGHHKGATEKCIAYAFSEQFAQYGWTVTNYAHYLSICPPTWEVVLKPVTAWSCAHGVGRWQDDCGCAKGGGWHQKWRRPLRDSLDWLRDQLITIYQETGSKFFRDPWLARNEYIQVLRDRSQDNVENFLLRHQLAKLSSSEKIDALRLLEMQRHALLMYTSCGWFFEEISRPEGVQILRYASRALELAGEVAGIHLKQEFIKRLAQAPSNVARFTSGKKVYQELVAPSQICFQQVAAHYAISSLFTNYLQQERIYCYEVEQLDYQKQQMGTLTLSVGQVRLTSEITWESQHIVFAVLHLGGWDFHCCITSFNGRLAYAELKEQLFADIKHASAAQVILTMNRLMVGSHSFNLQDLFAEERHRIVRLLTANTKKHLDQLYTQVYRENYSMLAAFQREELPVPQELKVAAEVALSFRCLEAVNNLEQVIEDPVAMDSCLAELTSTATEANYLECQLNIPEAKKILEQIILRLLWQLLYDGDPTTLKEDVTRLETAIALGEQLHLDLALDRAQEIYFNCLHKRIVPDCLISESSAVHHSCRWDITQIKPLLKLGQKLAIDVGYWLK; translated from the coding sequence ATGGTATCTATTGCATCAATCAACAATACACCATCTCAAACAACGACCAAAATTAAGCAGAACCCCATCCAAACAGCCCAAGGAGTGTACATCACAGTACATGGTCACTTTTATCAGCCACCCAGAGAAAACCCTTACTTGGACACCATCGAAAGACAACCCAGCGCGCACCCATTTCATGACTGGAATGAACGTATCCATTACGAGTGCTATCGCCCTAATGCTTTTGCCCGTATCCTCAATCATCAAAATGAATTAGTGGGGATCGTTAATAACTTTGAGTATCTGAGTTTTAACATCGGTGCAACCTTGATGTCCTGGTTAGAAAAATACGATCCCGAAGTTTATCAACGTATTTTAGAAGCAGATCGCCAAAGCAGCCTGCGGTTAAACGGACATGGCAATGCGATCGCTCAAGTTTATAACCATATCATCTTGCCTCTAGCCAATCAGCGAGATAAAATCACCCAAATTCGCTGGGGTAAAGAAGATTTTCGTTCTCGTTTTGGACGCGATCCCGAGGGGATGTGGCTTGCGGAAACCGCCGTTGATTACCCTACTTTAGAAGCTTTAATCGATGAAGAGATTAAATTTATTATTCTGGCTCCTTCTCAAGCAGAAAGATGTCGTTTACTACCGACAACAGAAGAAGAAGAAACAGAATGGCATGAAGTAGGAGGTTCACAAATCGATCCCACTCGCCCCTATCGTTGTTTTGTTGATGACGGGCGATATCTTGATATTTTCTTTTATGATGGTCCCATCTCTAGGGATATGGGTTTTAACGATGTCCTCAATACGGTAGATAACTTTACTGCCAGATTAGGACAGGCAATCAAAGGGGATCATCGTCCTTCTCAATTGATTAGTGTTGCTACCGATGGGGAAACCTTTGGACATCATAAAGGCGCTACTGAAAAGTGTATTGCCTATGCTTTTAGTGAGCAATTTGCTCAGTATGGTTGGACAGTTACGAACTATGCTCACTATCTGAGTATTTGCCCTCCGACCTGGGAAGTGGTATTAAAGCCAGTGACCGCTTGGAGTTGCGCACATGGGGTTGGTCGTTGGCAAGATGACTGTGGTTGCGCTAAGGGTGGTGGTTGGCATCAAAAATGGCGTCGTCCTCTAAGGGACTCGTTAGACTGGCTGAGGGACCAGTTAATTACTATTTATCAGGAAACGGGAAGCAAGTTTTTCCGCGATCCCTGGTTAGCCAGAAATGAATACATTCAAGTATTGCGCGATCGCTCTCAAGATAATGTCGAAAACTTCCTCCTACGGCATCAGTTAGCTAAACTATCTAGTAGCGAAAAAATAGATGCTTTGCGTCTCTTGGAAATGCAGCGTCATGCCCTGCTGATGTACACTAGCTGCGGTTGGTTTTTTGAAGAAATTTCTCGTCCAGAAGGAGTGCAAATTCTGCGCTATGCATCTCGTGCTTTAGAATTGGCAGGGGAAGTTGCTGGCATACACCTCAAACAAGAGTTTATCAAACGTTTAGCTCAAGCTCCCAGTAATGTTGCCAGATTTACTAGTGGCAAAAAAGTTTATCAGGAATTGGTTGCTCCCTCACAAATCTGTTTTCAGCAAGTAGCAGCTCATTATGCCATCAGCTCTTTGTTTACCAATTATCTGCAACAAGAGCGGATTTACTGTTACGAAGTAGAACAACTAGATTATCAAAAGCAACAGATGGGAACCCTGACTCTTTCTGTGGGGCAGGTGCGTTTAACTTCCGAGATTACTTGGGAAAGTCAGCATATCGTTTTTGCGGTGCTGCATTTAGGGGGATGGGATTTCCATTGCTGCATTACCAGTTTCAATGGTCGTTTAGCATATGCTGAACTGAAAGAACAGTTATTTGCTGATATCAAACACGCCAGTGCAGCTCAGGTTATTTTGACCATGAATCGCTTGATGGTCGGTAGTCACTCATTTAATCTTCAAGATTTATTTGCTGAAGAAAGACATCGTATTGTGCGACTCTTGACAGCTAATACTAAAAAGCATTTGGATCAACTCTATACTCAGGTATATCGGGAAAACTACAGTATGCTGGCGGCTTTCCAAAGAGAAGAATTGCCTGTTCCGCAAGAATTAAAAGTAGCGGCGGAAGTTGCCTTATCTTTTCGCTGTCTGGAGGCAGTAAATAATTTAGAACAAGTGATTGAAGATCCTGTGGCAATGGATAGTTGTCTAGCAGAATTGACTTCCACGGCTACTGAAGCTAACTATCTTGAATGTCAGCTAAATATACCTGAAGCTAAAAAAATCCTTGAACAAATAATTTTGCGTCTCTTATGGCAATTACTTTATGATGGCGATCCCACAACTCTCAAAGAAGATGTGACCAGATTAGAAACAGCGATCGCTCTTGGTGAACAGTTACACCTCGATTTAGCATTAGACCGTGCCCAAGAAATCTACTTTAACTGTTTACATAAACGTATTGTACCTGATTGTTTAATTTCTGAATCCAGTGCCGTTCATCATAGCTGTCGTTGGGATATTACCCAAATCAAGCCTTTGTTGAAATTAGGACAGAAACTGGCGATCGATGTTGGTTATTGGTTGAAATAA
- the hypF gene encoding carbamoyltransferase HypF: MTQFKSNNQQAKNLVAEEIRVRGTVQGVGFRPTVYRLAKECGVRGTIGNDGQGVLIKAIATQASIDTLVQRLQTESPSLAKITEIIRRPNLNINVDDFTDFVVVQSNKGNIHTEITSDAATCLTCQGEIFSPSSRWYRYPFINCTNCGPRLSIIKRLPYDRANTSMARFKMCPDCKKDYQDPNNRRFHAQPIACPSCGPHIWLEKVGEQREKGNKGDELGDEINRVTDLLQQGYIVAIKGLGGFHLACDATNEEVVHKLRQRKHRPHKPLALMARDVKLIEQYCLISEVEKELLKNSVAPIVLLQRKQAKTNNEIALGSELRSIATSVAPDQNTLGFMLPYTPLHHLILSGLDIPLVMTSGNLTSEPQCINNNEARTKLEEIADYFLFHNREIVNRIDDSIARIINLENSFRIQILRRARGYAPAPINLPVDFPHTPLILAMGSELKNTFCLLRDGQAIVSQHMGDLANKTALAAYRQTLNLYLNLLEHQPAAIAVDFHPEYLSTKLGKELAVVNSLPLYSIQHHHAHVAACMVENGVPFHTSPVLGIALDGLGYGEDGTFWGGEFLFADYRSFRRLGSFKPVPMIGGVQAIYQPWRSAYAHLRELLCTYKSIIPQSWGAQESIKGETSAQLRDLENKMQDLKYGNLEIFKFLQQKPCKVLDRMIEKEINSPLASSCGRLFDAVAAAIGICIESCSYEGQGAIALKALAEQAILSNSEKIEPYPFNIENRTLEGELYLPYIEPLLMWQALLEDLKCNTSHSVIAAKFHLGLAQAIASLVDHICTNNRDLEIKQVALTGGVFQNQILLNQVQVRLEAMNLAVLTHSQVPSNDGGLALGQAAIAAAQFAKN; the protein is encoded by the coding sequence TTGACCCAATTCAAATCAAATAATCAGCAAGCTAAAAATTTAGTTGCTGAAGAAATCCGAGTACGAGGAACAGTTCAGGGGGTAGGATTTCGTCCTACAGTGTATCGTCTGGCCAAAGAATGCGGAGTACGAGGAACAATTGGTAATGATGGACAAGGAGTTTTGATCAAAGCGATCGCTACTCAGGCTTCTATTGACACCTTGGTGCAAAGATTACAGACTGAAAGTCCTTCATTGGCAAAAATTACGGAAATTATTCGTCGTCCTAATCTAAATATTAATGTTGACGACTTTACAGATTTTGTTGTTGTTCAAAGTAATAAAGGTAATATCCACACCGAAATTACTTCTGATGCTGCTACTTGTCTGACTTGCCAAGGCGAGATTTTCTCTCCCTCAAGTCGTTGGTATCGATATCCTTTTATTAACTGTACTAACTGTGGACCGCGTTTAAGTATTATTAAACGTTTACCTTATGATCGCGCCAATACTAGTATGGCAAGATTTAAAATGTGTCCTGACTGTAAGAAAGATTATCAAGATCCAAACAATCGTCGCTTTCATGCCCAACCTATTGCTTGCCCTAGTTGTGGTCCTCATATTTGGTTGGAAAAAGTGGGGGAGCAGAGAGAGAAAGGTAACAAGGGAGATGAATTAGGGGATGAGATAAATAGGGTTACTGATTTATTACAGCAAGGATATATCGTAGCAATTAAGGGGTTAGGAGGTTTTCATCTAGCTTGCGATGCTACTAATGAAGAAGTCGTACACAAACTACGCCAACGCAAACATCGCCCTCACAAGCCTTTGGCGTTAATGGCGCGAGATGTAAAACTAATTGAGCAATATTGCCTTATTAGTGAAGTGGAAAAGGAACTACTGAAAAATTCTGTGGCTCCAATTGTCTTACTGCAGCGCAAACAAGCAAAAACCAATAATGAGATCGCCCTTGGCAGTGAGCTTCGCTCAATTGCAACCTCGGTAGCACCTGACCAAAATACTTTAGGGTTTATGTTACCCTATACCCCCTTACACCATCTAATTCTAAGCGGATTAGACATTCCCTTGGTTATGACTAGTGGTAACTTAACTAGTGAACCCCAATGCATCAATAACAATGAAGCCAGAACCAAGTTAGAAGAAATTGCCGATTACTTCTTGTTCCATAACCGCGAGATTGTTAATCGCATCGATGACTCGATCGCCCGTATTATTAATTTAGAAAACTCATTCCGAATACAAATCCTACGTCGCGCCCGTGGTTATGCGCCCGCACCGATAAATCTACCAGTAGATTTTCCCCATACTCCACTCATCCTGGCAATGGGTAGCGAACTAAAAAATACCTTCTGTCTGCTGCGGGATGGACAAGCTATTGTTTCTCAACACATGGGAGATTTAGCCAATAAGACAGCTTTAGCAGCTTATCGCCAGACCCTTAATCTGTACTTGAATTTATTAGAACACCAGCCAGCAGCGATCGCCGTTGATTTTCATCCCGAATATTTATCGACTAAATTGGGCAAAGAACTGGCTGTAGTCAATTCTCTTCCTCTCTATAGCATCCAACATCATCACGCTCATGTTGCTGCCTGTATGGTAGAAAATGGAGTCCCTTTCCATACCTCGCCAGTATTGGGAATTGCTTTAGATGGCTTAGGTTACGGAGAGGATGGTACATTTTGGGGCGGAGAATTTCTCTTTGCTGACTATCGCAGTTTTAGACGTTTAGGTAGTTTTAAACCAGTGCCTATGATCGGTGGGGTACAGGCAATTTATCAGCCCTGGCGTAGTGCTTATGCTCATTTAAGGGAGCTACTCTGTACATATAAGTCGATAATCCCCCAATCTTGGGGGGCACAAGAGAGTATTAAAGGAGAAACATCAGCCCAGTTGAGAGATTTAGAGAACAAAATGCAGGATCTTAAGTATGGAAATTTAGAGATATTTAAGTTTCTTCAGCAAAAACCCTGTAAAGTTCTCGATCGCATGATTGAGAAAGAGATCAATTCTCCCTTAGCTTCTTCCTGCGGACGTTTATTTGATGCTGTAGCAGCAGCTATCGGTATTTGTATAGAGTCCTGTAGTTATGAAGGTCAAGGGGCGATCGCTCTAAAAGCTTTAGCAGAACAGGCTATCTTAAGTAATTCTGAAAAAATTGAACCTTATCCTTTCAACATCGAGAATAGAACCTTAGAAGGGGAATTATATTTACCTTATATTGAACCTTTGTTAATGTGGCAAGCATTGTTAGAAGACTTGAAATGTAATACTTCTCACTCTGTCATAGCAGCTAAGTTTCATCTGGGTTTAGCTCAAGCGATCGCTTCTTTAGTAGATCATATTTGCACTAACAATAGAGATTTAGAAATTAAGCAAGTAGCACTAACTGGAGGAGTATTTCAAAACCAGATTTTACTGAACCAAGTGCAAGTTCGCCTTGAAGCAATGAATCTGGCAGTTTTAACCCATAGCCAGGTTCCGTCCAACGATGGAGGATTAGCTCTCGGTCAAGCTGCGATCGCTGCTGCCCAATTTGCTAAAAATTAA
- the groES gene encoding co-chaperone GroES, with product MAAISINVTTVKPLGDRVFIKVSASEEKTAGGILLPDAAKEKPQVGEVVGVGPGKPKDDGGYTPLEVKVGDKVLYSKYAGTDIKLGGEDYVLLSEKDILAAVA from the coding sequence ATGGCAGCTATTAGTATTAACGTAACAACTGTAAAGCCTCTAGGCGATCGCGTATTTATTAAAGTCAGTGCCAGTGAAGAAAAAACTGCTGGTGGAATTTTACTACCCGATGCAGCTAAAGAAAAACCTCAAGTTGGTGAAGTTGTAGGTGTTGGCCCTGGTAAACCCAAGGATGATGGTGGTTATACACCTTTAGAAGTAAAAGTTGGTGATAAAGTACTCTATTCAAAATACGCTGGTACAGATATTAAGTTAGGTGGCGAAGATTACGTCCTGCTATCTGAAAAAGACATTCTCGCTGCAGTTGCTTAA
- a CDS encoding calcium-binding protein — MDENTNDFLQGTSGDDFLDGLNGDDTLVGGPGDDTLQGGDDDDSIFGGPGDDTLRGNDGDDTLTGADGNDTLRGSGGKDILNGSAGDDWLDGGGRNDTLRGGSGDDLLEGKAGHDILLGGTGDDSLRGGGNNDTLSGGLGNDTLRGSSGQDILRGGFGDDELTGGSDQDTFILAEGEGTDTITDFDLHDDVIGLADGLTFGDLSFDGNDIIITSSDEVLATLTGFDTSSLSADNFT; from the coding sequence ATGGATGAAAACACAAACGATTTCCTTCAAGGAACTTCAGGGGATGACTTTCTCGATGGTCTTAATGGTGACGATACTTTAGTCGGTGGTCCAGGAGACGATACCCTACAAGGCGGTGATGATGATGATAGTATCTTCGGTGGTCCAGGAGACGATACCTTGCGGGGTAATGATGGTGATGACACTCTCACTGGTGCTGACGGAAATGATACCCTTCGAGGTTCTGGCGGTAAGGATATTCTCAACGGCAGTGCAGGGGACGATTGGCTTGACGGCGGTGGCCGGAACGATACTCTTCGAGGCGGAAGCGGTGATGACCTTCTCGAGGGTAAAGCGGGGCATGACATCCTTTTGGGAGGTACAGGGGACGACAGCCTGAGAGGCGGTGGTAATAATGATACACTCAGCGGCGGTTTAGGGAACGACACCTTAAGAGGTTCTAGTGGTCAGGATATTCTGCGAGGTGGTTTTGGTGACGATGAACTCACTGGGGGGAGCGACCAAGATACCTTCATTCTGGCTGAGGGAGAAGGTACTGATACTATCACCGACTTTGATCTACATGATGATGTGATTGGTTTAGCAGATGGTTTGACTTTTGGCGACCTCAGCTTTGATGGCAATGACATTATTATCACTAGCAGCGATGAAGTACTAGCAACTTTAACTGGTTTCGATACCAGTTCTTTGAGTGCTGATAATTTCACGTAA